The Synechococcus sp. MU1643 genome contains a region encoding:
- a CDS encoding NADPH-dependent assimilatory sulfite reductase hemoprotein subunit produces the protein MAVAESRTQSLSKAEQRKLDSDYLREPLLSELSNDDVRFTEDAVQLLKFHGSYQQHHRELRKTDKVRSWQMMLRLRSPGGRIPARLFLALDDLSNRLGDGTLRATTRQAFQMHGIAKADLKEVIGTIVRNMGSTLAACGDINRNVMAPPAPFEKGGYPVARRLADEIADLLSPEAAEGAYLDLWVDGDLSYRFKPSRAVQKTRKRQSEGGIFSGSTEEPLYGDTYLPRKFKVAVTVPGDNSVDLLTQDIGLVAFTDPSGELRGCNVYVGGGMGRTHNKEETFARTADPLGYVDAADVLDVVQAILALQRDHGDREVRKHARMKYLLHDKGIQWFRETLCATYFKGPLKGLRNEPKAKLLDYLGWHRQKAGMWFVGLPLLCGRLNGDLKAGLRQLVETYQLEIRLTANQDLLLCNIGTSQRASIRTQLEALGFEVPEAPASLARHAIACPALPTCGLAITESERILPDVLDRLDAQLRRLEIEKSLLVRMTGCPNGCARPYMAELGLVGNGVNQYQLWLGGTPNLQRLARPYMEKLPLDDLEKTLEPLLISWKAAGGRRSFGDHIEKLGDQEVSALLTASA, from the coding sequence TTGGCAGTGGCGGAATCAAGAACTCAATCGCTGTCCAAGGCGGAGCAGCGCAAGCTGGACAGCGACTATCTGCGCGAACCGTTGTTGAGCGAACTCAGCAACGACGACGTTCGCTTCACGGAAGATGCCGTTCAACTGCTGAAGTTTCACGGCAGCTACCAACAGCACCACCGCGAACTGCGCAAAACAGACAAGGTCCGCAGTTGGCAAATGATGCTGCGGCTGCGCAGTCCGGGAGGACGCATCCCGGCCAGGCTGTTCCTCGCCCTCGATGACCTGTCCAACCGCCTTGGGGATGGAACCCTGCGAGCCACCACCCGTCAGGCCTTCCAGATGCACGGCATCGCCAAGGCCGATTTGAAAGAGGTGATCGGCACCATCGTTCGTAACATGGGCTCGACCCTTGCGGCCTGCGGGGATATCAACCGCAACGTGATGGCACCCCCAGCTCCTTTTGAGAAAGGCGGCTATCCCGTGGCACGGCGCCTCGCCGATGAAATTGCCGATCTGCTCAGTCCCGAGGCGGCCGAGGGGGCCTATCTCGACCTCTGGGTGGATGGTGACTTGAGTTATCGCTTCAAGCCCAGCCGAGCCGTTCAGAAGACCAGAAAGCGCCAGAGCGAAGGCGGCATTTTTTCCGGCAGCACTGAGGAACCTTTATACGGGGATACCTACCTGCCCCGGAAGTTCAAGGTGGCCGTCACCGTGCCAGGGGACAACTCTGTTGATCTGCTCACCCAGGACATCGGCCTGGTTGCCTTCACCGACCCCTCCGGCGAACTGCGGGGCTGCAACGTCTACGTGGGCGGTGGCATGGGTCGCACCCACAACAAGGAGGAGACCTTCGCTCGCACAGCGGATCCCTTGGGTTACGTCGATGCCGCCGACGTTCTGGATGTGGTTCAGGCGATCCTGGCGCTGCAACGGGACCATGGGGATCGGGAGGTGCGCAAGCACGCCCGCATGAAGTACCTGCTGCATGACAAGGGCATCCAATGGTTCCGCGAAACCCTTTGTGCGACCTACTTCAAGGGACCCCTCAAGGGGCTGCGCAATGAGCCGAAGGCCAAGCTGTTGGACTACCTCGGCTGGCATCGGCAAAAGGCTGGGATGTGGTTTGTGGGATTGCCCCTGCTCTGCGGTCGCCTGAACGGAGACCTCAAGGCAGGGCTGAGGCAGCTGGTGGAGACCTATCAACTGGAGATTCGTCTCACCGCCAATCAAGACCTGCTGCTGTGCAACATCGGCACCTCCCAACGAGCCAGCATTCGAACCCAGCTGGAAGCCCTTGGGTTTGAGGTGCCTGAAGCCCCAGCCTCCCTGGCCAGACATGCCATCGCCTGCCCGGCTCTGCCCACTTGCGGGCTCGCCATCACCGAATCGGAGCGCATCCTCCCGGATGTACTGGATCGTCTCGATGCCCAGCTGCGGCGGCTCGAGATTGAGAAGTCTCTTCTGGTGCGCATGACCGGGTGCCCCAACGGCTGCGCTCGCCCTTACATGGCGGAGCTGGGATTGGTGGGCAACGGAGTCAACCAGTACCAGCTGTGGCTCGGCGGCACCCCCAACCTCCAGCGCCTTGCTCGCCCGTATATGGAGAAACTTCCCCTAGACGATCTGGAAAAAACCCTTGAGCCACTCCTCATCAGCTGGAAAGCTGCGGGTGGACGACGCAGCTTCGGGGACCACATCGAAAAGCTGGGCGATCAGGAAGTGAGCGCGCTGTTGACGGCCTCGGCGTAG
- a CDS encoding M15 family metallopeptidase, producing MRPWSPIPIEDCGEAMQLLPPDLWRMEPHPYLKLGAPYGASGNPFQLRLGVVQRLLDAQQRLIEHDPSLRLSIFDAWRPIAVQAFMVDHSLAELCRERGVEVRSGDAFDQVVADVGRFWAAPSRDPATPPPHSTGAAVDLTLSSRDGTPLAMGGEIDAIGAVSEPQHYAGREDSEARRWHQRRQLLAEVMGSAGFVQHPNEWWHYSFGDQLWAWRKAAAVAVYAEAVNSALTS from the coding sequence ATGCGCCCCTGGAGCCCGATTCCGATCGAAGATTGCGGAGAGGCCATGCAACTGCTGCCTCCCGATTTGTGGCGGATGGAACCTCATCCGTACCTGAAGCTCGGGGCGCCCTATGGGGCGTCGGGGAATCCTTTCCAATTGCGCTTGGGGGTCGTTCAGCGCCTGCTTGACGCCCAGCAGCGGTTGATTGAGCACGACCCCAGCTTGCGACTCAGCATTTTTGATGCGTGGCGGCCGATCGCCGTACAGGCCTTCATGGTGGACCACAGCCTTGCGGAACTCTGCCGTGAACGCGGTGTGGAGGTGCGCTCGGGGGACGCCTTCGATCAGGTGGTGGCCGATGTGGGACGGTTCTGGGCCGCTCCCAGTCGGGATCCCGCCACGCCGCCACCCCACAGCACCGGTGCTGCTGTCGACCTCACCCTCAGCAGCAGGGATGGAACGCCACTGGCCATGGGTGGAGAGATTGATGCCATCGGTGCGGTGTCTGAACCGCAGCACTACGCCGGTCGGGAGGATTCCGAAGCTCGGCGTTGGCATCAACGCCGGCAGTTGCTTGCTGAAGTGATGGGATCAGCCGGATTTGTTCAGCATCCAAACGAGTGGTGGCACTACTCTTTTGGCGATCAGCTCTGGGCCTGGAGAAAGGCTGCAGCTGTGGCGGTCTACGCCGAGGCCGTCAACAGCGCGCTCACTTCCTGA
- the recG gene encoding ATP-dependent DNA helicase RecG — protein sequence MLPIQRSLGLEADRGFQNLQGRQQRFHDFLQQQLAAPPAVPFPQGVSERMSKLSAGFADYPDLADPARRRLVTDARQWLHELRHRLEPSAPMAPPRLKVQASPQQRTTSPLQLDSPITQIRGVGPKVAARLASIGLLLVRDLLRYYPRDHVDYSAMRRIEALVSGETATIVATIRRCNGFVSPRNTNLAIIELQLQDPTGRLKVSRFLAGKRFSSPAYLKGQQRLYPVGATVAVSGLVKDGPYGITFQDPLIEVLDSPSSPVKSASIGRLLPVYPLTEGLGADRFRSLIDQVLPLAESWPDPLPAALQRQFHLPTLAEALQALHAPKDRESLDQGRRRLVFDEFLLLQLGLLRRRQALRSRTGPDLDLQSSSSGLVGEFMDLLPFCFTAAQKRVFQEIEADLARTEPMARLVQGDVGSGKTVVAIAALLSTIASGWQGALMAPTEVLAEQHYRNLCQWLPQLHVSVALLTGSTPRPRRRELLDDLANGSLKVLVGTHALLEEPVVFNRLGLVVVDEQHRFGVHQRDRLLNKGLQPHLLTMTATPIPRTLALSMHGDLDVSQIDELPPGRTPIRTRMLTTGKREKAYELIREEVQLGQRAYVVLPLVDESEKLELRSAVEVHAELASEVFPDLAVGLLHGRLSSAAKQAVLTDFAAGNTQVLVSTTVVEVGVDVPEASVMVIDHAERFGLAQLHQLRGRVGRGAAASHCLLINGSSNPLARQRLDVLVRSTDGFEIAEMDLRLRGPGQVLGTRQSGLPDLALASLADDGSVLEDARTAAQELLKHDPELEQQPLLRETLDAQQRRLSGGTPLN from the coding sequence ATGCTTCCCATTCAGCGCTCGCTGGGGTTGGAGGCTGATCGAGGTTTTCAGAATCTGCAAGGTCGCCAGCAGCGGTTTCACGACTTTTTGCAGCAGCAGCTCGCCGCCCCACCGGCCGTGCCCTTTCCTCAGGGTGTCAGTGAGCGAATGTCAAAGCTCAGCGCAGGCTTTGCCGATTATCCGGACCTCGCTGACCCTGCCCGCCGTCGCTTGGTCACCGATGCCCGTCAGTGGCTGCATGAGCTGCGCCATCGTTTGGAACCCTCGGCTCCGATGGCACCGCCACGCCTGAAAGTTCAGGCATCTCCCCAGCAACGGACCACTTCACCGCTGCAGCTCGACAGTCCCATCACTCAGATTCGTGGTGTGGGGCCGAAAGTCGCCGCCCGGCTGGCCTCGATCGGCTTACTGCTGGTGCGCGATCTACTCCGCTATTACCCCCGCGATCATGTCGATTACTCCGCGATGCGCCGCATTGAGGCGCTGGTGTCGGGGGAAACAGCCACGATCGTTGCCACGATTCGCCGTTGCAACGGATTTGTCAGCCCGAGGAACACCAACCTCGCCATCATCGAGCTCCAGCTGCAGGATCCGACGGGTCGCCTGAAGGTGAGCCGTTTCCTGGCTGGCAAACGCTTCAGTTCTCCGGCCTACCTCAAAGGCCAGCAGCGCCTCTACCCCGTTGGTGCCACCGTGGCCGTTAGCGGTCTGGTGAAAGACGGCCCCTACGGCATCACCTTTCAGGATCCATTGATCGAGGTGCTGGACAGCCCCTCGTCTCCAGTCAAATCAGCCAGCATCGGGCGACTTCTCCCGGTGTATCCCCTCACCGAAGGGCTCGGAGCTGATCGTTTCCGCAGCCTGATCGATCAGGTCTTGCCGCTCGCGGAATCCTGGCCTGATCCTCTCCCTGCTGCGCTGCAGCGGCAATTCCATCTGCCGACGCTGGCTGAAGCCCTGCAGGCCCTGCATGCGCCCAAGGATCGCGAGAGCCTCGATCAGGGGCGCCGCCGTTTGGTGTTCGATGAGTTTCTGCTCCTGCAGCTCGGCCTGTTGCGCCGACGCCAGGCGCTGCGCTCTCGGACGGGACCGGACCTTGATCTTCAGTCCAGTTCCAGTGGGCTTGTGGGGGAGTTCATGGATCTGCTGCCCTTTTGCTTCACTGCAGCCCAGAAACGAGTGTTTCAGGAGATCGAAGCCGATCTGGCGCGCACCGAACCCATGGCCCGTCTGGTGCAGGGGGATGTCGGCTCTGGAAAGACGGTGGTTGCCATTGCAGCGTTGCTCAGCACCATTGCTTCGGGCTGGCAAGGGGCTCTGATGGCCCCCACGGAGGTGTTGGCAGAGCAGCACTACCGCAACCTCTGCCAGTGGCTGCCGCAGCTCCACGTCAGCGTCGCGCTGTTGACAGGATCCACGCCACGGCCCCGCCGCCGGGAGTTGCTGGATGACCTGGCCAACGGTTCCCTGAAGGTGCTGGTGGGCACCCATGCTTTGCTCGAGGAACCGGTTGTCTTCAACCGCCTGGGGCTGGTGGTGGTGGATGAACAGCACCGTTTCGGTGTGCATCAACGAGATCGCCTGCTCAACAAGGGCTTGCAGCCTCATCTGCTCACCATGACGGCAACACCGATCCCACGGACCCTGGCGCTCTCGATGCATGGGGATCTGGATGTCAGCCAGATCGATGAATTGCCTCCAGGGCGAACACCGATTCGCACTCGCATGCTCACGACCGGAAAGCGGGAAAAGGCCTATGAGTTGATCCGTGAGGAGGTGCAGCTGGGCCAGCGGGCCTATGTCGTTTTGCCTCTGGTGGACGAGTCGGAAAAGCTTGAGCTTCGCTCAGCAGTTGAGGTTCACGCTGAATTGGCCTCGGAGGTTTTTCCTGATCTGGCAGTTGGTCTGCTGCATGGACGACTCTCCAGTGCCGCCAAGCAGGCGGTGCTGACCGATTTCGCTGCGGGCAATACCCAGGTGCTGGTGTCAACCACTGTGGTTGAAGTGGGGGTGGATGTGCCTGAAGCCAGCGTGATGGTGATCGACCATGCCGAACGCTTTGGTCTGGCGCAGCTGCATCAGTTGCGGGGGCGCGTCGGTCGTGGTGCTGCTGCCTCCCATTGCCTGTTGATCAATGGCAGCTCCAACCCCCTGGCCCGCCAGCGTCTGGATGTGCTGGTGCGCTCCACCGATGGCTTCGAGATCGCCGAGATGGATCTGCGCTTGCGCGGTCCTGGACAGGTTCTGGGCACCCGTCAGTCGGGCCTGCCTGATCTGGCCCTGGCCAGCCTTGCCGATGATGGTTCCGTTCTGGAGGACGCACGAACAGCTGCCCAGGAGCTGTTGAAGCATGATCCCGAGCTCGAGCAGCAACCGTTGCTGCGCGAGACCCTCGATGCACAGCAGCGTCGCCTCAGCGGCGGCACCCCTTTGAACTGA